Proteins encoded within one genomic window of Neoarius graeffei isolate fNeoGra1 chromosome 18, fNeoGra1.pri, whole genome shotgun sequence:
- the LOC132866858 gene encoding uncharacterized protein LOC132866858, translating into MAQSSTEIYDYETGQSKNYSNQSVFRNPNIITNQSESVYEILNPISNQPESVFQNPNPITYQSQSVYQNPNPITYQSESIYEKMNPQTNQSESLYQKTNPETIQSESVFKNPNPKPIQSESVFQNPNAITNQSESGFQDPNLITNQSESVYEILNPITIQSQSVYQNPNPITYQSESIYEKMNPQTNQSESVFQKTNPEPIQSESVFKNPNPKIIQSESIFQNPNAITNQSESGFQNPNPITYQSESIYEKMNPQTNQSESLYQKTNPETIQSESVFKNPNPKPIQSESVFQNPNAITNQSESGFQNPNLITNQSESVYEILNPITIQSQSVYQNPNPITYQSESIYEKMNPQTNQSESVFQKTNPEPIQSESVFKNPNPKIIQSESIFQNPNAITNQSESGFQNPNPITYQSESIYEKMNPQTNQSESLYQKTNPETIQSESVFKNPNPKPIQSESVFQNPNAITNQSESGFQNPNLITNQSESVYEILNPITIQSQSVYQNPNPITYQSESIYEKMNPQTNQSESLYQKTNPETIQSESVFKKPNPKPIQSESVFQIPNTITNQSESVFQKTNPEPIQSESVFKNPNPKIIQSESIFQNPNPITNQSESVFQNPKPITNQSESVYEILNPITNQSESVFQNPNLITNQSESVYEKMILKTNQLQSVYEILDPITNQSESVFQNPNPITYQSESIYEKMKPQTNQSESLYQKTTLPETIQSESVFKNPNPKPIQSESVFQNPNAITNQSESVFQKTNPEPIQSESVYEKMILKINQLQSVYEILDPITNQSESVNEILNPVTIQSESVYQNPNPITNQSESVYEKMILKTNQLQSVYEILDPITNQSESVFQNSNPITNQSESVNEILNPITIQSESVYQNPNPITNQSESVYENLNPITNQSESVFQNPNLITNQSESVYENLNPIINQSESVFQNSNPITNQSESVNEILNPISIQSESVYQNPNPITNQSESVYENLNLITNQSESVFQNPNLITNQSESVYENLNPIINQSEERRRNLYLSHAHFKHSEIHPLHLTHLKQ; encoded by the exons ATGGCACAATCTTCCACAGAG ATATATGATTATGAAACCGGCCAATCAAAAAACTATTCCAACCAATCAGTCTTCAGGAACCCAAACATCATaaccaaccaatcagaatcagtcTATGAGATCCTGAACCCTATAAGCAACCAACCAGAATCAGTCTTCCAGAACCCAAACCCCATAACTTACCAATCACAATCAGTCTACCAGAACCCAAACCCCATAACCTACCAATCAGAATCAATCTATGAGAAAATGAACCCCCAaaccaaccaatcagaatcaCTCTACCAGAAGACAAACCCTGAAaccattcaatcagaatcagtcTTCAAGAACCCAAACCCTAAGCCCATCCAATCGGAATCAGTCTTCCAGAACCCAAATGCCATaaccaaccaatcagaatcaggcTTTCAGGACCCAAACCTCATaaccaaccaatcagaatcagtcTATGAGATCCTGAACCCCATAACCATCCAATCACAATCAGTCTACCAGAACCCAAACCCCATAACCTACCAATCAGAATCAATCTATGAGAAAATGAACCCCCAaaccaaccaatcagaatcagtcTTCCAGAAGACAAACCCTGAACCCATCCAATCAGAATCAGTCTTCaagaacccaaaccctaaaatcatTCAATCGGAATCAATCTTCCAGAACCCAAACGCCATaaccaaccaatcagaatcaggcTTCCAGAACCCAAACCCCATAACCTACCAATCAGAATCAATCTATGAGAAAATGAACCCCCAAACTAACCAATCAGAATCACTCTACCAGAAGACAAACCCTGAAaccattcaatcagaatcagtcTTCAAGAACCCAAACCCTAAGCCCATCCAATCGGAATCAGTCTTCCAGAACCCAAATGCCATaaccaaccaatcagaatcaggcTTTCAGAACCCAAACCTCATaaccaaccaatcagaatcagtcTATGAGATCCTGAACCCCATAACCATCCAATCACAATCAGTCTACCAGAACCCAAACCCCATAACCTACCAATCAGAATCAATCTATGAGAAAATGAACCCCCAaaccaaccaatcagaatcagtcTTCCAGAAAACAAACCCTGAACCCATCCAATCAGAATCAGTCTTCaagaacccaaaccctaaaatcatTCAATCGGAATCAATCTTCCAGAACCCAAACGCCATaaccaaccaatcagaatcaggcTTCCAGAACCCAAACCCCATAACCTACCAATCAGAATCAATCTATGAGAAAATGAACCCCCAaaccaaccaatcagaatcaCTCTACCAGAAGACAAACCCTGAAaccattcaatcagaatcagtcTTCAAGAACCCAAACCCTAAGCCCATCCAATCAGAATCAGTCTTCCAGAACCCAAATGCCATaaccaaccaatcagaatcaggcTTTCAGAACCCAAACCTCATaaccaaccaatcagaatcagtcTATGAGATCCTGAACCCCATAACCATCCAATCACAATCAGTCTACCAGAACCCAAACCCCATAACCTACCAATCAGAATCAATCTATGAGAAAATGAACCCCCAaaccaaccaatcagaatcaCTCTACCAGAAGACAAACCCTGAAACCATCCAATCAGAATCAGTCTTCAAGAAACCAAATCCTAAGCCCATCCAATCGGAATCAGTCTTCCAGATCCCAAACACAATaaccaaccaatcagaatcagtcTTCCAGAAGACAAACCCTGAACCCATCCAATCAGAATCAGTCTTCaagaacccaaaccctaaaatcatTCAATCGGAATCAATCTTCCAGAACCCAAACCCCATaaccaaccaatcagaatcagtcTTCCAGAATCCAAAACCCATaaccaaccaatcagaatcagtcTATGAGATCCTGAACCCCATaaccaaccaatcagaatcagtcTTCCAGAACCCAAACCTCATaaccaaccaatcagaatcagtcTATGAGAAAATGATCCTCAAAACCAACCAATTACAATCAGTCTATGAGATCCTGGACCCCATaaccaaccaatcagaatcagtcTTCCAGAACCCAAACCCCATAACCTACCAATCAGAATCAATCTATGAGAAAATGAAACCCCAaaccaaccaatcagaatcaCTCTACCAGAAGACCACTCTACCTGAAaccattcaatcagaatcagtcTTCAAGAACCCAAACCCTAAGCCCATCCAATCGGAATCAGTCTTCCAGAACCCAAATGCCATaaccaaccaatcagaatcagtcTTCCAGAAGACAAACCCTGAACCCATCCAATCAGAATCAGTCTATGAGAAAATGATCCTCAAAATCAACCAATTACAATCAGTCTATGAGATCCTGGACCCCATaaccaaccaatcagaatcagtcAATGAGATCCTGAACCCCGTAACCATCCAATCAGAATCAGTGTACCAGAACCCAAACCCCATaacaaaccaatcagaatcagtcTATGAGAAAATGATCCTCAAAACTAACCAGTTACAATCAGTCTATGAGATCCTGGACCCCATaaccaaccaatcagaatcagtcTTCCAGAATTCAAACCCCATaaccaaccaatcagaatcagtcAATGAGATCCTGAACCCCATAACCATCCAATCAGAATCAGTGTACCAGAACCCAAACCCCATaacaaaccaatcagaatcagtcTATGAGAACCTGAACCCCATaaccaaccaatcagaatcagtcTTCCAGAACCCAAACCTCATAactaaccaatcagaatcagtcTATGAGAACCTGAACCCCATaatcaaccaatcagaatcagtcTTCCAGAATTCAAACCCCATaaccaaccaatcagaatcagtcAATGAGATCCTGAACCCCATATCCATCCAATCAGAATCAGTGTACCAGAACCCAAACCCCATaacaaaccaatcagaatcagtcTATGAGAACCTGAACCTCATaaccaaccaatcagaatcagtcTTCCAGAACCCAAACCTCATAactaaccaatcagaatcagtcTATGAGAACCTGAACCCCATAATCAACCAatcagaagaaagaagaagaaacctttatttgtcacatgcacacttcaagcacagtgagattcatcctctgcatttaacccatctgaagcagtga